A single region of the Actinoplanes sp. SE50/110 genome encodes:
- a CDS encoding GTPase family protein produces MSLVENVRDTGRVDAESLTRRLEALSRFLRLVDPYLPDSELVTAHTVVERASGRLTLSLDHTVVALAGSTGSGKSSLFNALARFKLSPVGVRRPTTGTAHAVVWGPLEPASRLLDWVGVLPRQRFVRESALDGDDEASLRGLVLLDLPDFDSIEQAHQLEVDRLLGLVDQIVWVVDPQKYGDRILHRAYLSQFNTHAGVTIVVLNQADRLSAPDTEAVLTDLRRLLDDDGLSGAPVLATSAKQPGMLNELRSALEGTVAGRQAALRRLAADVDVAGEELAAMMGPPAAEDEVDRATVRQLTDALAASAGVPAVADAAAASYRLRAAAATGWPLVRGLRRLRPDPLRKLHLGEPVKTDGVSTDVVPRTSLPEADAAQKSAVGLSVRTVAKRAAAPLPEVWAPALNTAARSKAADLPDALDRAIATTDLGTEHRPAWWRLVGGLQWVLLAAATAGLLWLILGYVMSALKLPDIDGPHVGSVPLATVLLLGGLFAGLLLWLLLKPVVEAGGRRARRQAEQKLRAAVTDVGRQYVVAPVREVLNAYAQAREALGVVRSE; encoded by the coding sequence ATGAGTCTGGTGGAGAACGTGCGCGACACCGGTCGGGTGGACGCCGAGAGCCTGACCCGCCGGTTGGAGGCGCTGTCGAGGTTCCTGCGGCTGGTCGATCCGTACCTGCCGGACAGCGAGCTGGTCACCGCGCACACCGTGGTGGAACGGGCCAGCGGGCGGCTCACGCTGTCGCTGGACCACACCGTGGTGGCGCTCGCCGGCAGCACCGGCAGCGGCAAGTCCAGCCTGTTCAACGCGCTGGCCCGGTTCAAGCTGTCCCCGGTCGGGGTGCGCCGGCCGACCACCGGCACCGCGCACGCCGTGGTCTGGGGCCCGCTGGAGCCGGCCAGCCGGCTGCTCGACTGGGTCGGCGTGCTGCCCCGGCAGCGGTTCGTCCGGGAGAGCGCGCTGGACGGTGACGACGAGGCCTCGCTGCGCGGCCTGGTCCTGCTCGACCTGCCCGACTTCGACTCGATCGAGCAGGCCCACCAGCTGGAGGTGGACCGGCTACTCGGCCTGGTCGACCAGATCGTCTGGGTGGTCGACCCGCAGAAGTACGGCGACCGGATCCTGCACCGGGCCTACCTCTCCCAGTTCAACACGCACGCCGGCGTGACCATCGTGGTGCTCAACCAGGCCGACCGGCTCAGCGCCCCGGACACCGAGGCGGTGCTCACCGACCTGCGCCGGCTGCTCGACGACGACGGGCTGTCCGGCGCGCCGGTGCTGGCCACCTCGGCGAAGCAGCCCGGGATGCTGAACGAGCTGCGCAGCGCGCTGGAGGGCACGGTGGCCGGCCGGCAGGCCGCGCTGCGCCGGCTCGCCGCCGACGTCGACGTGGCCGGCGAGGAGCTGGCCGCGATGATGGGACCGCCGGCCGCCGAGGACGAGGTCGACCGAGCCACCGTCCGGCAGCTGACCGACGCGCTGGCCGCGTCCGCCGGGGTGCCGGCGGTGGCCGACGCCGCGGCCGCGTCCTACCGGCTGCGGGCCGCCGCGGCCACCGGCTGGCCGCTGGTCCGCGGCCTGCGCCGGTTGCGCCCGGACCCGCTGCGCAAGCTGCACCTGGGTGAGCCGGTGAAAACCGACGGGGTCTCCACCGACGTGGTGCCGCGCACCTCGCTGCCGGAGGCGGACGCCGCGCAGAAATCCGCGGTCGGGCTCTCGGTGCGCACCGTCGCCAAACGCGCCGCCGCCCCGCTGCCCGAGGTCTGGGCGCCGGCGCTGAACACCGCGGCGCGCTCCAAGGCGGCCGACCTGCCGGACGCGCTGGACCGCGCGATCGCCACCACCGATCTCGGCACCGAGCACCGGCCGGCCTGGTGGCGACTGGTCGGCGGGCTGCAGTGGGTGCTGCTGGCCGCCGCCACGGCCGGGCTGCTCTGGCTGATCCTGGGCTACGTGATGAGCGCCCTCAAACTGCCGGACATCGACGGACCGCACGTCGGCTCGGTGCCGCTGGCCACCGTGCTGCTGCTCGGCGGCCTGTTCGCCGGGCTGCTGCTCTGGCTGCTGCTGAAACCCGTGGTCGAGGCGGGCGGGCGGCGGGCCCGGCGGCAGGCCGAGCAGAAGTTGCGCGCCGCGGTGACCGACGTCGGCCGCCAGTACGTGGTGGCCCCGGTCCGCGAGGTGCTCAATGCCTACGCGCAGGCGCGCGAGGCGCTCGGCGTGGTGCGTTCGGAGTAG
- a CDS encoding ABC transporter, which yields MARPANKENGITTPVSPPPAVGRLASALRRLRAALGTVSYPLVLPSAEEARRVGTALLAQLDDYLVPRLSRLDAPLLVVVGGSTGAGKSTLVNSLVQERVTSAGVLRPTTRSPVLVAHPENLGWFEQPHLLPGLIRTVKTSDDPNSLQVIGARGIGPGLALLDAPDVDSVVDHNRKLAAQLLAAADLWLFVTTAARYADAVPWELLKTARLRGTVIALVLDRVPLDAAAEISAHLGEMLTEHDLGNAPLFVLPESQLDERGMLPHPAIQPIQQWFAQLSADPRARDAVVRQTLDGALAALAPAIEGLAEAAEEQVRTAQALDERVESAYRTARRTIAEGLQDGRLLRGEVLARWQEFIGTGELVRNLESRVGHLRDRLVAAVTGRPEPSRNLQVALESQLVTLLRGVATDAAEQAYAAWQAHPAGEALLLPELKTASDGLALRADRMVRDWQKWVLDLVRREGGDKRSVARGAAYAVNGAGLAVMIAVFTSTAFIPTGLEVAVGAGTTVAAQKVLEAVFGDQAIRSLATRARTELVARFDELLTAEAARFADRTAIVRREAEPGTLLRRAAAEVESARKDIALTGSGS from the coding sequence ATGGCCCGTCCCGCGAACAAGGAGAACGGCATCACCACACCGGTCAGCCCCCCACCCGCCGTGGGCAGGCTCGCGTCGGCCCTGCGCCGACTGCGCGCGGCCCTCGGCACGGTGTCGTACCCGCTGGTGCTGCCCTCCGCCGAGGAGGCCCGCCGGGTCGGCACCGCGCTGCTCGCCCAACTCGACGACTATCTGGTCCCGCGGCTGTCCCGGCTGGACGCGCCCCTGCTCGTGGTGGTCGGCGGCTCCACCGGCGCCGGCAAGTCGACGCTGGTCAACAGCCTGGTGCAGGAGCGGGTGACCAGCGCCGGGGTGCTGCGCCCGACCACCCGCTCGCCGGTGCTCGTCGCGCACCCGGAGAACCTGGGCTGGTTCGAGCAGCCGCATCTGCTGCCCGGCCTGATCCGCACGGTCAAGACCAGCGACGACCCGAATTCGTTGCAGGTGATCGGCGCCCGCGGGATCGGGCCCGGCCTGGCCCTGCTGGACGCGCCGGACGTCGACTCGGTGGTCGACCACAACCGTAAGCTCGCCGCCCAGCTGCTGGCCGCGGCCGACCTGTGGCTGTTCGTCACCACCGCCGCGCGCTACGCCGACGCGGTCCCGTGGGAGCTGCTCAAGACGGCCCGGTTGCGCGGCACGGTGATCGCGCTGGTGCTGGACCGGGTGCCGCTGGACGCGGCCGCCGAGATCTCCGCGCACCTGGGCGAGATGCTGACCGAGCACGACCTGGGCAACGCACCGCTGTTCGTGCTGCCGGAAAGTCAGCTGGACGAGCGAGGCATGCTCCCGCATCCGGCGATCCAGCCGATCCAGCAGTGGTTCGCGCAGCTCTCGGCCGACCCGCGGGCCCGCGACGCGGTGGTCCGGCAGACCCTGGACGGCGCGCTGGCCGCGCTCGCCCCGGCGATCGAGGGCCTGGCCGAGGCGGCCGAGGAGCAGGTCCGGACGGCGCAGGCGCTGGACGAGCGGGTCGAGTCGGCCTATCGGACGGCCCGCCGGACGATCGCCGAGGGTCTGCAGGACGGGCGGCTGCTCCGCGGCGAGGTGCTGGCCCGCTGGCAGGAGTTCATCGGCACCGGCGAGCTCGTGCGCAACCTGGAGTCCCGCGTCGGGCACCTGCGCGACCGGCTGGTCGCGGCGGTCACCGGCCGGCCCGAGCCCAGCCGCAACCTGCAGGTGGCGCTGGAGTCACAGCTGGTCACGCTGCTGCGCGGGGTGGCGACCGACGCCGCCGAGCAGGCCTACGCCGCCTGGCAGGCGCACCCGGCCGGGGAGGCGCTGCTGCTGCCCGAGCTGAAGACGGCCTCCGACGGGCTCGCGCTGCGCGCCGACCGGATGGTCCGGGACTGGCAGAAATGGGTGCTCGACCTGGTCCGCCGGGAGGGCGGCGACAAGCGCTCGGTGGCCCGCGGCGCGGCGTACGCGGTGAACGGCGCCGGCCTGGCCGTGATGATCGCCGTGTTCACCTCGACCGCCTTCATCCCGACCGGGCTGGAGGTCGCGGTCGGGGCCGGCACCACGGTCGCCGCACAGAAGGTGCTCGAGGCGGTCTTCGGTGACCAGGCCATCCGCAGTCTGGCCACCCGGGCCCGCACCGAGCTGGTCGCCCGCTTCGACGAGCTGCTCACCGCCGAAGCGGCCCGGTTCGCCGACCGCACCGCTATCGTGCGCCGCGAGGCCGAACCCGGCACACTGTTGCGCCGAGCCGCCGCTGAGGTGGAGAGCGCCAGGAAGGACATCGCGTTGACCGGATCGGGGTCATGA
- the grpE gene encoding nucleotide exchange factor GrpE: MSAADDDNDGPVTEREVIQGETDSAAETTPDTKRKAAGAHRARDEEEGGAPVAEESKPGLGAELEALRGELDERTHDLQRVTAEYANYRKRVDRDRGAAAEQTTGSVLTALLPVLDDIDRAREHGDLVGPFASVAEQLTAVTGKLGLVAFGEKGDPFDPNRHEAVAHLTSADVTEPTCVEVMRRGYTLGERLLRPAMVAVADPE, encoded by the coding sequence GTGAGTGCCGCGGACGACGACAACGACGGTCCGGTGACCGAGCGGGAAGTCATCCAGGGCGAGACCGACTCGGCTGCCGAGACGACTCCCGACACGAAGCGGAAGGCGGCCGGCGCGCACCGCGCCCGCGACGAAGAGGAGGGCGGAGCCCCGGTGGCCGAGGAGAGCAAGCCCGGCCTTGGCGCCGAGCTGGAGGCGCTGCGCGGCGAGCTCGACGAGCGGACCCACGACCTGCAGCGCGTCACGGCGGAGTACGCGAACTACCGCAAGCGGGTGGACCGCGACCGGGGCGCCGCGGCGGAGCAGACCACCGGCTCGGTGCTCACCGCGCTGCTGCCGGTGCTGGACGACATCGACCGGGCTCGCGAGCACGGTGACCTGGTCGGCCCGTTCGCCTCGGTGGCCGAGCAGCTCACCGCGGTGACCGGCAAGCTCGGCCTGGTCGCGTTCGGGGAGAAGGGTGACCCCTTCGACCCGAACCGGCACGAGGCGGTGGCGCACCTGACGTCCGCGGACGTCACCGAGCCGACCTGCGTCGAGGTGATGCGTCGTGGCTACACGCTGGGCGAGCGGCTGCTGCGCCCGGCGATGGTCGCCGTCGCAGATCCGGAGTGA
- the pdhA gene encoding pyruvate dehydrogenase (acetyl-transferring) E1 component subunit alpha, with protein MAKGERKAGGGSDAPAGGFVQLLTPDGEHLGSVTTADGATYSVDFTDDEYRGLYRDLVTVRRLDAEATALQRQGELGLWASLLGQEAAQVGSGRALRPQDMAFPTYREHGVLYCRGIDPIMPFGLFRGVDQGGWDSNEHKFNSYTIVIGSQTLHATGYAMGVTMDGKTGSADGEAVIAYFGDGATSQGEVNEAFVWSGVFNAPIVFFCQNNQYAISEPLERQTRIPLYRRAAGYGFPGIRIDGNDVLATYAVTRAALDNARNGQGPTLIEAYTYRMGAHTSSDDPTRYRIASEVESWKAKDPISRVAAFLAKQKLADDDFFAEVDATAGKLALDLRERVLAMPDPQPVTMFDNVYPTGSPELDRQRAAFTGYHASFEGSGH; from the coding sequence ATGGCGAAAGGCGAACGCAAAGCCGGTGGCGGCAGCGACGCCCCGGCGGGCGGCTTCGTCCAGCTACTCACGCCCGACGGCGAGCACCTCGGCAGCGTCACCACGGCGGACGGCGCCACCTACTCGGTCGACTTCACCGACGACGAGTATCGCGGCCTCTACCGCGACCTGGTGACGGTCCGCCGGCTCGACGCCGAGGCGACCGCCCTGCAGCGGCAGGGCGAGCTCGGGCTCTGGGCCAGCCTGCTGGGTCAGGAGGCCGCTCAGGTCGGCTCCGGCCGGGCGCTGCGCCCGCAGGACATGGCGTTCCCCACCTACCGCGAGCACGGCGTGCTGTACTGCCGCGGGATCGACCCGATCATGCCGTTCGGCCTGTTCCGCGGCGTCGATCAGGGCGGATGGGACTCGAACGAGCACAAGTTCAACAGCTACACCATCGTGATCGGCTCGCAGACGCTGCACGCGACCGGTTACGCCATGGGCGTCACCATGGACGGCAAGACCGGCAGCGCCGACGGCGAGGCCGTCATCGCGTACTTCGGCGACGGCGCGACCAGCCAGGGCGAGGTCAACGAGGCGTTCGTCTGGTCCGGGGTGTTCAACGCCCCGATCGTCTTCTTCTGCCAGAACAACCAGTACGCGATCTCCGAGCCGCTGGAGCGGCAGACCCGCATCCCGCTGTACCGGCGCGCCGCCGGCTACGGATTCCCGGGCATCCGGATCGACGGCAACGACGTGCTGGCGACGTACGCGGTGACCAGGGCCGCGCTGGACAACGCGCGCAACGGCCAGGGCCCGACCCTGATCGAGGCGTACACCTACCGGATGGGCGCGCACACCAGCTCCGACGACCCCACCCGCTACCGGATCGCCTCCGAGGTCGAGTCGTGGAAGGCGAAGGATCCGATCTCCCGGGTCGCCGCGTTCCTGGCCAAGCAGAAACTGGCCGACGACGACTTCTTCGCCGAGGTCGACGCCACCGCCGGCAAACTCGCCCTGGACCTGCGGGAACGGGTGCTGGCGATGCCTGATCCACAACCGGTCACGATGTTCGACAACGTCTATCCCACCGGCTCCCCGGAGCTCGACCGGCAGCGCGCCGCGTTCACCGGGTACCACGCGTCGTTCGAGGGGAGTGGGCACTGA
- a CDS encoding alpha-ketoacid dehydrogenase subunit beta, translating to MMAETITLGKALNHGLRRALENDPKVVIMGEDVGKLGGVFRITDGLQKDFGEDRVIDTPLAEAGIVGTAVGLAIRGYRPVCEIQFDGFVFPAYNQIVAQVAKMFYRSKGKVRVPMVIRIPFGGGIGAVEHHSESPEAYFSHTPGLKVVSCSNPADAYSMIQQAIASDDPVVFFEPKRRYWEKGEVDLDAPLSGAHPLHSARIARPGTDATILAYGPMVRVALDAAAAAAEDGRNLEVIDLRSLSPVDYPVLFESVKRTGRAVVVHEAPGNIGLGAELAARVTEECFYSLEAPVLRVTGYDIPYPAARSEEEYLPDLDRLLDAVDRSFGW from the coding sequence CTGATGGCCGAGACGATCACCCTGGGCAAGGCCCTCAACCACGGCCTGCGCCGCGCCCTGGAGAACGACCCGAAGGTCGTCATCATGGGCGAGGACGTCGGCAAGCTCGGCGGCGTCTTCCGGATCACCGACGGTCTGCAGAAGGACTTCGGCGAGGACCGGGTCATCGACACCCCGCTGGCCGAAGCCGGCATCGTCGGCACCGCGGTCGGCCTGGCCATCCGCGGATACCGGCCGGTCTGCGAGATCCAGTTCGACGGGTTCGTCTTCCCGGCGTACAACCAGATCGTCGCCCAGGTGGCGAAGATGTTCTACCGCTCCAAGGGCAAGGTCCGGGTGCCGATGGTGATCCGGATCCCGTTCGGCGGCGGAATCGGCGCGGTCGAGCACCACTCCGAGTCGCCCGAGGCGTACTTCTCGCACACCCCCGGTCTCAAGGTCGTCAGCTGCTCCAACCCGGCCGACGCCTACTCGATGATCCAGCAGGCGATCGCCTCCGACGACCCGGTCGTCTTCTTCGAGCCGAAGCGCCGCTACTGGGAGAAAGGCGAGGTCGACCTCGACGCGCCGCTGAGCGGCGCACACCCGCTGCACTCGGCGCGGATCGCCCGGCCCGGCACCGATGCCACGATTCTGGCGTACGGGCCGATGGTGCGCGTCGCGCTCGACGCGGCCGCCGCGGCGGCCGAGGACGGGCGCAACCTGGAGGTCATCGACCTGCGCTCGCTCTCCCCGGTCGACTACCCGGTGCTGTTCGAGTCGGTCAAGCGGACCGGCCGCGCGGTCGTGGTGCACGAGGCCCCCGGCAACATCGGCCTCGGCGCCGAGCTCGCCGCCCGGGTCACCGAGGAGTGCTTCTACTCCCTGGAGGCCCCGGTCCTGCGGGTGACCGGCTACGACATCCCGTACCCGGCGGCCCGCTCGGAGGAGGAGTACCTTCCCGATCTGGACCGGCTGCTCGACGCCGTCGACCGCTCCTTCGGCTGGTGA
- the dnaJ gene encoding molecular chaperone DnaJ — MSSKDWLEKDFYAVLGVNKSASTDEIKKAYRKLARDLHPDRNPDNKEAEEKFKAASEAYDVLADDKKRKEYDEMRSLFGSGAFRRGAGRPGAGGAQFDPSDLFGGFTGAAAGGGAGADRRFGGTGFSDIFSSIFSGGGAAGAPAGRRGPQRGRDVETEVTLDFAQAVRGTTLPLTLRTAGACDTCHGNGAKPGTIPRSCAKCHGTGLISSNQGSFSFSEPCRDCSGSGSIVDEKCPECRGSGSVTKSRTINVRFPAGVADGQRIRLSGRGEPGDRGGPAGDLYVQVKVRPDELFGRSGDDLTLTVPITVAEAVLGTDLRVPSLDNPVTLRVPPGTPSGRKLRVRGKGVARKEGQSGDLIVTVEVQIPVGVTGEARDALERFAKLTPPAGRERLEARVRKTG, encoded by the coding sequence ATGAGCTCGAAGGACTGGCTTGAGAAGGACTTCTACGCCGTGCTCGGCGTCAACAAGTCCGCCTCGACCGACGAGATCAAGAAGGCGTACCGGAAACTCGCCCGCGACCTTCACCCCGACCGCAACCCGGACAACAAGGAGGCGGAGGAGAAGTTCAAGGCCGCTTCCGAGGCGTACGACGTGCTCGCCGACGACAAGAAGCGCAAAGAGTACGACGAGATGCGCTCGCTGTTCGGCTCGGGCGCGTTCCGCCGGGGCGCCGGCCGGCCCGGTGCCGGTGGCGCCCAGTTCGACCCGTCCGACCTGTTCGGCGGGTTCACCGGGGCGGCCGCCGGCGGTGGCGCCGGGGCCGACCGCCGGTTCGGCGGCACCGGGTTCTCCGACATCTTCAGCTCGATCTTCTCCGGTGGCGGCGCCGCCGGCGCCCCGGCCGGCCGGCGTGGCCCGCAGCGCGGCCGCGACGTGGAGACCGAGGTGACGCTGGACTTCGCGCAGGCCGTGCGGGGCACCACGCTGCCGCTCACACTGCGCACCGCTGGCGCCTGCGACACCTGTCACGGCAACGGGGCGAAGCCGGGAACCATCCCGCGCTCCTGCGCGAAGTGTCACGGCACCGGGCTGATCTCCAGCAACCAGGGCTCGTTCAGTTTCTCCGAGCCGTGCCGGGACTGTTCCGGCTCGGGCAGCATCGTCGACGAGAAATGCCCGGAGTGCCGGGGCAGCGGCAGCGTCACCAAGAGCCGGACGATCAACGTCCGGTTCCCGGCCGGCGTCGCCGACGGGCAGCGGATCCGGCTGTCCGGCCGCGGCGAGCCGGGTGACCGCGGCGGTCCGGCCGGCGACCTGTACGTACAGGTCAAGGTGCGGCCCGATGAGCTGTTCGGGCGCAGCGGCGACGATCTGACGCTGACCGTGCCGATCACCGTGGCCGAGGCCGTCCTCGGCACCGACCTGCGGGTGCCCAGCCTGGACAACCCGGTGACGCTGCGGGTGCCGCCCGGCACGCCGAGCGGCCGCAAGCTGCGGGTCCGGGGCAAGGGGGTGGCCCGCAAGGAGGGCCAGTCCGGCGACCTGATCGTCACGGTCGAGGTGCAGATCCCGGTGGGCGTGACCGGAGAGGCGCGCGACGCGCTGGAGCGGTTCGCCAAACTGACCCCGCCCGCCGGGCGGGAGCGACTCGAAGCGCGCGTGCGCAAGACCGGCTAG
- the dnaK gene encoding molecular chaperone DnaK translates to MARAVGIDLGTTNSCVSVLEGGEPTVIANAEGSRTTPSIVAFARNGEVLVGEVAKRQAVTNPDRTIRSVKREIGTNWSIDIDGKKYTPQEISARVLMKLKRDSEAYLGETITDAVITVPAYFNDAQRQATKEAGEIAGLNVLRIVNEPTAAALAYGLDKGSKEQTVLVFDLGGGTFDVSLLELGDGVIEVKSTSGDNHLGGDDWDQRIIDHLVKTFRGEHGIDLSQDKMALQRLREAAEKAKIELSAATTTSINLPYITAGANGPLHLDMSLSRAEFQRMTQDLLDRCKGPFESAIKDADVKLSDIDHVILVGGSTRMPAVTELVQSLIGREPNKGVNPDEVVAVGAALQAGVLKGEVKDVLLLDVTPLSLGIETKGGIMHKLVERNTTIPAHRSEVYTTADDNQPSVLIQVYQGEREMAAYNKKLGTFELSGIAPAPRGVPQIEVSFDIDANGIVHVSAKDLGTGKEQKMTITGGSALPKEDIERMMRDAESHADDDKKRREDAETRNLAEQLQWQTEKFLAESGDKLPEESKGKIGEALGELRGALGGTDIEKIKSAHERLSQVSQEAGSALYSQGEAPQAGPEGATGAPGGATGAGPAGGSGDDVVDAEIVEDDKK, encoded by the coding sequence ATGGCACGTGCGGTCGGCATCGACCTCGGCACCACGAACTCCTGCGTCAGCGTTCTGGAAGGAGGCGAGCCCACCGTCATCGCCAACGCGGAGGGCTCCCGGACGACGCCGTCGATCGTGGCCTTCGCCCGGAACGGCGAGGTGCTGGTCGGCGAGGTCGCCAAGCGCCAGGCGGTGACCAACCCGGACCGGACCATCCGTTCGGTGAAGCGGGAGATCGGCACCAACTGGTCGATCGACATCGACGGTAAGAAGTACACCCCGCAGGAGATCTCGGCGCGGGTGCTGATGAAGCTCAAGCGCGACTCCGAGGCGTACCTGGGCGAGACCATCACCGACGCGGTGATCACCGTCCCGGCGTACTTCAACGACGCCCAGCGCCAGGCCACCAAGGAGGCCGGTGAGATCGCCGGCCTCAACGTCCTGCGGATCGTCAACGAGCCCACCGCCGCCGCGCTGGCGTACGGGCTGGACAAGGGCTCCAAGGAGCAGACCGTCCTGGTTTTCGACCTCGGCGGCGGCACCTTCGACGTCTCGCTGCTGGAGCTGGGCGACGGCGTCATCGAGGTCAAGTCCACCTCCGGTGACAACCACCTGGGCGGCGACGACTGGGACCAGCGGATCATCGACCACCTGGTGAAGACGTTCCGCGGCGAGCACGGCATCGACCTGTCCCAGGACAAGATGGCCCTGCAGCGTCTGCGCGAGGCCGCCGAGAAGGCCAAGATCGAGCTGTCCGCGGCCACCACCACCAGCATCAACCTGCCGTACATCACGGCCGGGGCGAACGGCCCGCTGCACCTGGACATGTCCCTGAGCCGGGCCGAGTTCCAGCGCATGACGCAGGACCTGCTGGACCGCTGCAAGGGTCCGTTCGAGTCGGCGATCAAGGACGCCGACGTCAAGCTCTCCGACATCGACCACGTCATCCTGGTCGGCGGCTCGACCCGGATGCCGGCCGTCACCGAGCTGGTGCAGAGCCTGATCGGCCGGGAGCCGAACAAGGGCGTCAACCCGGACGAGGTCGTCGCGGTCGGCGCCGCGCTGCAGGCCGGCGTACTCAAGGGCGAGGTCAAGGACGTCCTGCTGCTCGATGTCACCCCGCTGTCGCTGGGCATCGAGACCAAGGGCGGCATCATGCACAAGCTGGTGGAGCGCAACACCACCATCCCGGCGCACCGCTCCGAGGTCTACACCACCGCGGACGACAACCAGCCCTCCGTGCTGATCCAGGTCTACCAGGGTGAGCGCGAGATGGCGGCGTACAACAAGAAGCTCGGCACCTTCGAGCTGTCCGGCATCGCGCCGGCCCCGCGCGGCGTCCCGCAGATCGAGGTGTCCTTCGACATCGACGCGAACGGCATCGTGCACGTGTCCGCCAAGGATCTGGGCACCGGCAAGGAGCAGAAGATGACCATCACCGGTGGCTCCGCGCTGCCGAAGGAGGACATCGAGCGGATGATGCGCGACGCCGAGTCGCACGCCGACGACGACAAGAAGCGGCGTGAGGACGCGGAGACCCGCAACCTGGCCGAGCAGCTGCAGTGGCAGACCGAGAAGTTCCTGGCCGAGAGCGGCGACAAGCTGCCCGAGGAGAGCAAGGGCAAGATCGGCGAGGCGCTCGGCGAGCTGCGCGGCGCGCTGGGCGGCACCGACATCGAGAAGATCAAGTCGGCGCACGAGCGGCTGTCCCAGGTCTCCCAGGAGGCCGGCTCGGCGCTCTACTCCCAGGGCGAGGCCCCGCAGGCCGGCCCCGAGGGTGCGACGGGTGCTCCGGGCGGCGCGACCGGCGCGGGCCCGGCCGGCGGCAGCGGTGACGACGTGGTCGACGCCGAGATCGTGGAGGACGACAAGAAGTGA
- a CDS encoding heat shock protein transcriptional repressor HspR, translating to MYEEISISVEQASDAKVLIISVAARLAGMHPQTLRQYDRLGLVQPGRAGGGGRRYSERDVALLREVQKLSQEDGVNLAGIKRIIGLEQLVADLQHRVVELEQQLDDAYARIAEVESMNPYVSRGDLVRQERHSTALVVWRPRRSPDR from the coding sequence ATGTATGAGGAGATCAGCATCTCGGTGGAACAGGCCTCCGACGCGAAGGTCCTGATCATCTCGGTGGCCGCGCGGCTCGCCGGGATGCACCCCCAGACGCTGCGGCAGTACGACCGGCTCGGGCTGGTGCAGCCCGGCCGGGCCGGCGGTGGTGGCCGACGGTACAGCGAGCGCGATGTGGCGCTGCTCCGCGAGGTGCAGAAGCTGAGTCAGGAGGACGGTGTCAACCTGGCCGGCATCAAGCGGATCATCGGCCTCGAGCAGCTGGTCGCGGACCTGCAGCACCGGGTCGTCGAGCTGGAACAGCAGCTGGACGACGCGTACGCCCGCATCGCCGAAGTTGAATCGATGAACCCGTACGTGAGCCGGGGTGATCTGGTACGCCAGGAACGGCACTCGACGGCGCTGGTCGTCTGGCGGCCGCGACGCTCCCCGGACAGATGA